One region of Henckelia pumila isolate YLH828 unplaced genomic scaffold, ASM3356847v2 CTG_270:::fragment_1, whole genome shotgun sequence genomic DNA includes:
- the LOC140870856 gene encoding uncharacterized protein, with product MVKFLVVKSSSAYNVILGRPSLNIFKAIGSTYHMKLKFPTPGGVGEAIGDHRLARECYKNGVLQCHAVTLRGSSKNRERQVSSEERAPKPGKILRENGIHLVDEEAESKERITATETLKHVEIVPSDPKKTLKIGTELPPELEEKLKIFLGRNLDVFAWGDEPLPGIPHEYALHHLRVDPKMRPVKQKKREFGPEKNRHIAAEVEKLLTARYIRPVTYPDWLANVVLVPKPGGKWRLCIDFTDLNKACPKDPFSLPRIDLLVDSTAGCELLTFLDAYQGYNQIGLALEDQEKQVSSLTEEFIVMILCRLG from the exons ATGGTGAAATTCCTTGTAGTAAAGTCTTCATCTGCATACAATGTGATATTGGGACGACCAAGTCTCAATATATTCAAAGCCATCGGATCGACATATCATATGAAACTGAAGTTCCCGACTCCAGGAGGAGTAGGAGAAGCCATTGGTGACCATCGTCTAGCCAGAGAgtgtt ataaaaacggggtgttACAGTGTCATGCGGTGACACTACGGGGTTCATCAAAAAATCGTGAAAGACAAGTTTCTAGTGAGGAAAGAGCACCGAAACCTGGTAAAATTTTACGTGAAAACGGAATACACTTGGTGGATGAGGAAGCCGAGAGCAAAGAAAGAATAACAGCAACCGAAACTCTAAAGCATGTAGAAATCGTACCAAGTGATCCCAAGAAAACCCTGAAGATCGGGACCGAATTACCTCCTGAGTTGGAAGAGAAGTTGAAAATTTTCCTTGGTCGCAATTTGGACGTGTTTGCTTGGGGTGATGAGCCTCTGCCCGGAATACCTCATGAATATGCGCTCCATCACCTCCGTGTTGATCCAAAAATGAGACCggtgaagcaaaagaaaagagaatttgGCCCAGAGAAAAATCGACATATAGCCGCTGAAGTGGAAAAACTCTTAACAGCAAGATACATCAGGCCAGTTACATACCCAGATTGGCTTGCAAATGTTGTCTTAGTACCGAAACCTGGAGGAAAATGGCGTTTGTGTATAGATTTCACTGATCTCAACAAAGCATGTCCCAAAGATCCGTTTTCACTCCCACGAATTGATTTGTTAGTCGATTCGACAGCAGGATGCGAACTGCTCACTTTTCTTGATGCATATCAAGGATACAATCAGATTGGCCTAGCGCTAGAAGACCAGGAAAAACAAGTTTCATCACTGACCGAGGAAtttattgttatgattttatgccgtttgggttga
- the LOC140870857 gene encoding uncharacterized protein: MVSERGIEANPEKIKAILNMNPPKSVKGIQELTGRLAALNRFISRSADKVLPFFKMLRSGKGFRWTEECQQAFDELKVHRTSPPLLVKPNEGDTLLIYLAISAEAVSAVLVSEVGREHKPVYYISRTLHGAELRYTKIEKLALALVTAARKLRSYFQSHPIIVLTNHPLKQIISSPEASGRMVKWAVELSQYGIEYRPRPAIKAQILADFLVEITVTQEESSTQTWMVYVDGSSTSTGSGAGIVVESPQGDKFQYAIKFLFPATNKEAEYETFIMGIKLALSVGAKRLTIHSNSQLIVSQVNGNYEAKEDKMLEYLTQVNELLSRLDSYDIKQIPRGENESADRLANEEHSLKGEIIDYLMRGNLPANQVEARKLRVRAARFTIIDGELYKRGFSSPYLKCLTPAKGNYVLREIHEGICGNHLAGRALAGKALRQGYFWPTMKQDAI, from the exons ATGGTTTCAGAACGAGGAATAGAGGCCAACCCTGAAAAAATCAAAGCAATTTTAAACATGAATCCTCCGAAGAGTGTAAAAGGCATCCAAGAGTTGACAGGACGTTTGGCCGCCCTCAACCGATTTATCTCAAGATCTGCAGACAAGGTTTTACCATTCTTCAAAATGTTGAGAAGTGGGAAAGGTTTTCGTTGGACAGAAGAGTGTCAGCAAGCATTTGATGAGTTGAAAGTGCATCGGACCTCTCCGCCGTTGTTGGTAAAACCAAATGAAGGTGACACCCTATTGATTTATCTGGCAATATCTGCGGAAGCGGTAAGTGCAGTATTGGTCTCTGAAGTAGGACGTGAGCACAAACCAGTTTATTATATCAGCCGAACTTTACACGGagcagaattaagatatacaaAGATCGAGAAACTGGCACTGGCTTTGGTAACTGCAGCAAGAAAACTACGTTCTTACTTTCAgtctcatccaataattgtactcACCAATCATCCTCTCAAACAAATTATTTCGAGTCCTGAAGCATCAGGAAGAATGGTTAAGTGGGCTGTCGAGTTAAGCCAATATGGAATTGAATATCGCCCACGTCCAGCAATTAAAGCACAGATTCTGGCCGATTTTCTAGTAGAGATAACAGTAACTCAAGAAGAAAGCTCCACCCAGACATGGATGGTTTATGTCGACGGGTCATCAACCTCTACAGGAAGCGGTGCAGGTATAGTTGTGGAGAGCCCACAGggagataaatttcaatatgccaTAAAATTTCTATTCCCTGCAACGAATAAAGAGGCAGAATATGAAACTTTCATAATGGGAATTAAATTGGCTCTGTCGGTCGGAGCAAAAAGACTGACGATACACAGTAACTCCCAACTTATCGTCAGTCAGGTTAATGGAAATTATGAAGCGAAGGAAGATAAAATGCTTGAATATCTCACTCAAGTAAATGAACTTCTCTCGCGTTTAGACAGTTATGATATAAAGCAGATACCTAGAGGGGAAAATGAGTCAGCAGACCGTCTCGCCAA CGAAGAACATAGTCTGAAAGGTGAAATAATCGATTATTTAATGCGGGGTAACCTACCCGCTAACCAAGTAGAAGCTCGAAAACTTAGAGTTCGAGCTGCTCGGTTCACGATCATTGATGGAGAACTGTATAAAAGAGGTTTTTCTTCACCATACCTAAAGTGTCTAACGCCAGCCAAAGGAAACTATGTGCTccgtgaaattcatgaaggaatTTGTGGGAATCACTTAGCCGGCAGAGCTCTCGCGGGGAAAGCGTTACGCCAAGGATACTTTTGGCCAACGATGAAGCAAGACGCTATTTAG
- the LOC140870852 gene encoding histone H3.2, producing MARTKQTARKSTGGKAPRKQLATKAARKSAPATGGVKKPHRFRPGTVALREIRKYQKSTELLIRKLPFQRLVREIAQDFKTDLRFQSSAVAALQEAAEAYLVGLFEDTNLCAIHAKRVTIMPKDIQLARRIRGERA from the coding sequence ATGGCGCGTACGAAGCAGACTGCTCGGAAGTCCACCGGAGGCAAAGCCCCAAGAAAGCAGCTTGCCACCAAGGCCGCCAGGAAATCCGCCCCCGCCACCGGTGGAGTCAAGAAGCCCCACCGCTTCCGCCCCGGGACCGTCGCCCTCCGTGAGATACGCAAATACCAGAAGTCCACTGAGCTCCTCATCCGCAAGCTCCCATTCCAGAGGCTGGTCCGGGAAATCGCTCAGGACTTCAAGACTGATCTGAGGTTCCAGAGCTCCGCCGTGGCGGCGCTGCAGGAGGCGGCAGAGGCGTACCTTGTTGGGCTCTTCGAGGACACCAATCTTTGTGCTATTCACGCCAAGAGAGTCACCATTATGCCCAAGGATATTCAGCTTGCCAGGAGAATCAGGGGTGAGAGAGCTTAG